From Hevea brasiliensis isolate MT/VB/25A 57/8 unplaced genomic scaffold, ASM3005281v1 Scaf602, whole genome shotgun sequence:
TAATGGTGTCTCCAAATTAGATATTGAAGAAGAGAAGAAACTAATtgatgaaaaaataaatgaactCCAAGCTGAAGGAGCTCCAGAAACAACGGTTAAAAGGGCCATGAAAGATATGGGAAACAAAAGGTAAGTAATTAAAGTAGTTTAATTGagtaatatattttaattgagtGTGTATAAAGAAGAAAGATACTGAATATATAGCTTTGATTTCAAACATTTTACTAGAGCAAAGACATTTGGATGGCCAAACACATACGTATTTACCAAGGCTATGGGAGAAATGCTTGTAGGACACTTAAAAGAAAATGTGCCTGCGGCGATCATACGTCCCACCATGATTACTGCGACTTGCAAGGAACCTTTTCCTGGTTGGATTGAAGGTGCAAGGTGAATAATCCAAatctttattcttttttttttttttttttttttaatctacaaGAAAGATTAATTTTAATCTATGATTGGATTGAAATGCTTGGTCACTGCTTGAAATCTATGATGGGTTTTCAATTTCCAGAGACAGAGTATGATCAAATGATAATATATGATATTTGTTTGTGGTTACAGAACTGTGGATGCACTGACTCTTGCTTATGGTAAAGGAAAATTGTCATTCTTTGCTGTTGATCTTGCTGCAATCGCTGATGTGGTGAGCAAAgacatttataatttttaatcaaatctcatcaatttattttgaattcaagattaacatttcacaaattattatgCGGTCTTTCCTTACTTGGAATAATTAATAAAAGTTTTCTGAGATTTATGCATGCAGATACCAGGTGACATAGTGGTGAATGCCATAATTTTAGCTATGGTGGCTCATGCAAATCAACcttgtaatgatattatttatCATGTGGGATCATCAGCAAGAAATCCTATAAGATGTTCTGGTATCGAAGATTACCTCATTCGTTACTTCACAAACAAACCATGGATCGGCAAGAATGGAAAGCCAGTCAAGGTtgttagtaaaatgaccatattcAATAGCATCGCTGAATTTCACAGATTTACAAGGATTCGCTACTTGCCATTGTTAAAGGTTTGTCATAAACACTTCCatctaattat
This genomic window contains:
- the LOC131177588 gene encoding fatty acyl-CoA reductase 3-like, whose amino-acid sequence is MEFGSVLQFLENKTILVTGVTGFLAKVFVEKILRVQPNVKKLYLLLRAADATSASHRFQNEVIGKDLFRVAKEKWDANLNSIIAKKISIVPGDVRYEDLGIKDSSLKEEMKIELDIVLNFAATTKFVERYDVAFGTNAIGAKNVLCFAKNCLKLKLLVHISTAFVCGDSSGLIPESPYCLGQTLNGVSKLDIEEEKKLIDEKINELQAEGAPETTVKRAMKDMGNKRAKTFGWPNTYVFTKAMGEMLVGHLKENVPAAIIRPTMITATCKEPFPGWIEGARTVDALTLAYGKGKLSFFAVDLAAIADVIPGDIVVNAIILAMVAHANQPCNDIIYHVGSSARNPIRCSGIEDYLIRYFTNKPWIGKNGKPVKVVSKMTIFNSIAEFHRFTRIRYLPLLK